A single genomic interval of Deinococcus ruber harbors:
- the fni gene encoding type 2 isopentenyl-diphosphate Delta-isomerase has translation MPSEQSSSELVRRKLRHIDACLQPQSQYQSVTTGLERVAWPYLALPELNLADIDLRRSFLGRPLSAPLLIGAMTGGAEKSALINRNLAAAAQRLGLGLMLGSQRVMLERPEARASFQVRAHAPDILLIGNLGAAQLLRGYGADQLAQAVQLVGADGLALHLNPLQEAMQTGGDTDWAGILARLHEVVPQLPFPVLLKEVGHGLGAATARQVAGVGFAALDVAGAGGTSWARVEQLSEHGAVLSPGLCEVGIPTAQAVREVRSVLPTVPIIASGGIRSGLDIAKALLLGADAVAIARPLLESALHSAEAVEAQLERLMWELRVALFVGGFGSVDDVKAASLRS, from the coding sequence GTGCCCTCTGAACAGAGCAGCTCGGAGCTGGTACGCCGCAAGCTGCGCCACATCGACGCCTGCCTGCAACCCCAGTCGCAGTACCAGAGTGTGACCACCGGGCTGGAGCGCGTGGCGTGGCCGTACCTCGCGCTGCCGGAACTGAATCTGGCCGATATCGACCTGCGGCGCAGCTTTCTGGGCAGGCCGCTGAGCGCTCCTCTGCTGATCGGGGCGATGACGGGCGGGGCCGAGAAATCGGCGCTGATCAACCGTAATCTCGCGGCGGCGGCGCAGCGGCTGGGCCTGGGCCTAATGCTCGGCTCTCAGCGGGTGATGCTGGAAAGGCCGGAAGCGCGGGCGAGTTTTCAGGTACGCGCCCACGCCCCCGACATCCTGCTGATCGGCAATCTGGGCGCGGCGCAGCTGCTGCGCGGCTACGGCGCGGACCAGCTGGCGCAGGCGGTGCAGCTCGTGGGGGCCGATGGGCTGGCGCTGCATCTCAACCCTCTTCAGGAGGCCATGCAGACAGGCGGCGATACCGACTGGGCGGGCATTCTGGCCCGGCTGCACGAGGTGGTGCCGCAGCTTCCATTCCCGGTGCTGCTCAAGGAAGTCGGGCATGGGCTGGGCGCGGCGACGGCGCGGCAGGTGGCGGGCGTGGGCTTCGCGGCGCTGGATGTGGCGGGCGCGGGCGGCACCAGCTGGGCGCGGGTCGAGCAGCTCAGCGAACACGGCGCGGTACTCAGCCCCGGTCTGTGCGAGGTGGGCATTCCCACCGCTCAGGCGGTGCGCGAGGTGCGGAGCGTGCTGCCCACGGTGCCCATCATCGCCTCGGGCGGCATTCGCAGCGGGCTGGACATCGCAAAGGCGCTGCTGCTGGGAGCCGACGCGGTGGCGATTGCCCGCCCGCTGCTGGAAAGTGCGCTGCACAGCGCAGAGGCCGTCGAAGCCCAGCTGGAGCGCCTAATGTGGGAACTGCG